In one Brassica oleracea var. oleracea cultivar TO1000 chromosome C9, BOL, whole genome shotgun sequence genomic region, the following are encoded:
- the LOC106319368 gene encoding rab3 GTPase-activating protein catalytic subunit isoform X3, whose amino-acid sequence MASTSRRNSLQEDDAEEEVQHFDDFTLASSWERFISDIEATCRQWLADGPKNLVEKGAVTVEDSKNLFKVKYDLKNVTKSYCMEFYFQIDDNGSQQAGVDNWNTSSHDLQLCFGVKDFLLIAPQSASGVLLDTPESSKLLSSVAIALSNCASLWPAFVPVHDPSRNAYIGIQNMGTVFTRRFEADRIGSQVPVKLMHLEGLYELFVSKFVYSGVDFSMHTFKVHFMMRLTYETFTSDEDDENSDIDEFMGDKADTAEHHGSESRNKVHWDDDCPWSEWYSAEDPLRGFELVVTWADRTVENTLEMAELENATPHEAEKWILHPVLSPYLGEPSHGKRIDFSSQLLCLVGALDTSFTAQFMEDFVSVENSSSESLKTSVVIPPPTVLDRVIKDLFHEGSKLPNFTKGEHRLSRALKAAPLESLFTQFCLHSLWFGNCNIRAISFLWVEFVREVRWCWEESQPLPKMPIDGSIDLSTCLIHQKLHLLAICIEKNREMNEEFLDCIGSDDSSDASVSVEENHKVDKRRNRSSKAGLQRKRDSSIAEDTSNQLRFERKAESKNSVNQIRTDAFRRGSAGPVGTMMLLKSHQPLHAPFTQDPPLMTEDMHEERLQAVEAFGDSLNVPGQLEKDILLSDMSAFKAANPNAVFEDFIRWHSPGDWESSEPEAAEASAGSSTEGSKDKWPPHGRLSKRMSDQGNLWRKSWNDAPALQADDQKPLLDPNREGEKILHYLETVRPHQLLEQMVCTAFRGAADTLNQTNFGDMRQMTSKLEQLYLIIKSTLGVLQRNHVPDREQAVKDLRRLCVAFEHVEKLVTVAASLHRKFLDASRLAQVIFSDFYALYVPMMGINSNDEEENKSRTQEMQVGRQEVSFRERQVVSNLFSPPSANQSWRKVLSMGNLLNGHEPILREIIFSTGDDVNNGIHYAAAADVAASGDRRGEEIETHRMYVSGTSNDLRVALSVTSCD is encoded by the exons ATGGCTTCAACGAGCAGACGGAATTCTCTCCAAGAAGATGATGCGGAAGAAGAG GTGCAACATTTCGATGATTTCACTCTTGCTTCATCCTGGGAAAG GTTTATTTCAGATATTGAAGCAACTTGTCGTCAATGGCTAGCCGATGGTCCCAAAAACCTAGTG GAAAAGGGTGCTGTTACAGTGGAAGATTCCAAGAATCTGTTTAAGGTCAAATACGACCTGAAAAATGTCACAAAGAGCTACTGTATGGAGTTCTACTTCCAAATTGACGATAATGGTAGCCAACAAG CGGGAGTTGATAATTGGAACACTAGTTCACATGATCTCCAGCTTTGCTTTGGGGTGAAGGATTTTCTG TTGATTGCGCCACAAAGTGCCAGTGGGGTGCTTCTTGATACACCGGAGTCTAGCAAGCTTCTGAGTTCGGTTGCTATTGCTTTGTCTAACTGTGCCAG CTTGTGGCCAGCCTTCGTCCCTGTGCATGACCCTTCACGGAACGCATATATTGGAATCCAGAATATGGGCACTGTTTTTACTAGAAGATTTGAAGCAGATCGCATTGGTAGTCAAGTCCCTGTGAAACTCATGCACCTAGAAGGACTATATGAGTTGTTTGTTTCTAAGTTT GTTTATTCTGGAGTGGACTTCTCAATGCATACTTTCAAAGTTCATTTTATGATGAGGCTAACATACGAAACCTTCACATCTGACGAGGATGATGAGAACAGTGATATTGATGAATTTATGGGTGACAAAGCTGACACTGCAGAACACCATGGCTCTGAGTCACGCAACAAGGTGCACTGGGACGATGATTGTCCTTGGAGTGAGTGGTACTCTGCTGAAGATCCACTTAGAG GATTCGAATTGGTGGTCACATGGGCTGATAGGACTGTAGAAAACACACTTGAGATGGCTGAACTTGAAAATGCTACACCTCATGAAGCTGAGAAGTGGATTTTACATCCAGTCCTCTCACCATATCT GGGTGAGCCTTCACATGGGAAAAGAATTGATTTTTCGTCCCAACTACTTTGCTTGGTTGGAGCATTGGATACGTCTTTCACAGCTCAGTTTATGGAGGATTTCGTGTCAG TGGAAAACTCAAGCTCTGAAAGTTTGAAGACTTCAGTGGTCATACCTCCTCCAACAGTTCTTGATCGGGTGATTAAAGATCTCTTTCATGAAG GATCTAAACTCCCAAATTTTACTAAAGGCGAACACCGGCTTTCTCGAGCTCTTAAGGCTGCACCGCTTGAATCTCTGTTCACACAATTTTGTTTGCACTCACTGTGGTTTGGCAACTGCAATATCCGTG CCATTTCCTTTCTCTGGGTAGAGTTTGTCCGTGAAGTTCGTTGGTGTTGGGAAGAGTCACAGCCGTTGCCAAAAATGCCAATCGACGGTTCTATTGATTTATCCACTTGTTTGATCCACCAGAAGTTGCATCTG CTTGCAATTTGCATTGAAAAAAATCGTGAAATGAATGAAGAGTTCCTAGACTGTATAGGAAGTGACGACAGTTCAGATGCTTCTGTTTCCGTGGAG GAAAATCACAAGGTCGACAAGAGAAGAAATAGATCCTCAAAAGCAGGCCTACAGAGGAAACGTGACAG CTCAATTGCAGAAGATACATCTAATCAACTCAGATTTGAGAGGAAAGCTGAAAGCAAAAATTCTGTGAACCAAATCCGTACAGATGCCTTCAGGAGGGGTTCAGCTGGACCAGTGGGGACCATGATGCTCCTGAAGTCACATCAGCCACTCCATGCCCCATTTACCCAG GATCCACCTCTTATGACTGAGGACATGCACGAAGAGAGACTCCAGGCTGTGGAGGCGTTTGGTGATTCCCTT AACGTTCCTGGCCAGTTGGAGAAGGACATCTTATTATCTG ACATGTCAGCTTTCAAAGCAGCAAACCCAAATGCTGTGTTCGAGGACTTTATCAGATGGCACTCACCTGGAGATTGGGAGAGCTCTGAGCCTGAAGCTGCTGAAGCATCGGCAGGCTCCAGCACCGAGGGCTCGAAGGATAAATGGCCTCCTCATGGTCGCCTTTCTAAACGGATGTCTGATCAAGGAAATCTCTGGCGGAAAAGTTGGAATGATGCACCCGCTTTGCAAGCCGATGACCAAAAACCCCTCCTAGACCCAAACCGAGAGGGAGAAAAG ATTCTTCATTACCTGGAAACAGTGAGGCCCCATCAGCTCCTTGAGCAAATGGTCTGCACAGCCTTCAGAGGAGCAGCCGACACTCTTAACCAGACAAACTTCGGGGACATGAGACAAATGACCTCTAAATTGGAACAGCTCTACCTCATCATCAAATCTACTTTGGGAGTTCTACAGC GCAACCATGTTCCAGATAGAGAACAGGCCGTCAAAGACCTGAGACGTCTCTGCGTGGCCTTTGAACACGTAGAGAAGTTGGTAACGGTCGCAGCATCTCTTCACAGAAAGTTCCTTGACGCATCACGCCTTGCTCAAGTTATATTCAGCGACTTCTACGCCCTTTATGTTCCAATGATGGGAATAAACTCAAATGACGAAGAAGAGAACAAAAGCAGGACG CAGGAGATGCAAGTAGGGAGACAGGAAGTGAGTTTCAGAGAGAGACAAGTGGTGTCGAATCTGTTCTCGCCGCCATCAGCGAACCAGTCTTGGAGAAAAGTGTTGAGTATGGGAAATCTACTAAACGGACACGAACCTATTCTCAGGGAGATCATTTTCTCCACCGGAGATGACGTCAACAACGGAATCCATTACGCTGCAGCTGCTGATGTGGCGGCCAGCGGTGACCGGAGAGGGGAAGAAATCGAGACACATAGAATGTACGTCTCTGGAACATCTAACGATCTCCGAGTTGCACTCTCTGTCACTTCCTGCGATTGA
- the LOC106319368 gene encoding rab3 GTPase-activating protein catalytic subunit isoform X6 produces the protein MMRKKRCNISMISLLLHPGKDIEATCRQWLADGPKNLVEKGAVTVEDSKNLFKVKYDLKNVTKSYCMEFYFQIDDNGSQQAGVDNWNTSSHDLQLCFGVKDFLLIAPQSASGVLLDTPESSKLLSSVAIALSNCASLWPAFVPVHDPSRNAYIGIQNMGTVFTRRFEADRIGSQVPVKLMHLEGLYELFVSKFVYSGVDFSMHTFKVHFMMRLTYETFTSDEDDENSDIDEFMGDKADTAEHHGSESRNKVHWDDDCPWSEWYSAEDPLRGFELVVTWADRTVENTLEMAELENATPHEAEKWILHPVLSPYLGEPSHGKRIDFSSQLLCLVGALDTSFTAQFMEDFVSVENSSSESLKTSVVIPPPTVLDRVIKDLFHEGSKLPNFTKGEHRLSRALKAAPLESLFTQFCLHSLWFGNCNIRAISFLWVEFVREVRWCWEESQPLPKMPIDGSIDLSTCLIHQKLHLLAICIEKNREMNEEFLDCIGSDDSSDASVSVEENHKVDKRRNRSSKAGLQRKRDSSIAEDTSNQLRFERKAESKNSVNQIRTDAFRRGSAGPVGTMMLLKSHQPLHAPFTQDPPLMTEDMHEERLQAVEAFGDSLNVPGQLEKDILLSDMSAFKAANPNAVFEDFIRWHSPGDWESSEPEAAEASAGSSTEGSKDKWPPHGRLSKRMSDQGNLWRKSWNDAPALQADDQKPLLDPNREGEKILHYLETVRPHQLLEQMVCTAFRGAADTLNQTNFGDMRQMTSKLEQLYLIIKSTLGVLQRNHVPDREQAVKDLRRLCVAFEHVEKLVTVAASLHRKFLDASRLAQVIFSDFYALYVPMMGINSNDEEENKSRTQEMQVGRQEVSFRERQVVSNLFSPPSANQSWRKVLSMGNLLNGHEPILREIIFSTGDDVNNGIHYAAAADVAASGDRRGEEIETHRMYVSGTSNDLRVALSVTSCD, from the exons ATGATGCGGAAGAAGAG GTGCAACATTTCGATGATTTCACTCTTGCTTCATCCTGGGAAAG ATATTGAAGCAACTTGTCGTCAATGGCTAGCCGATGGTCCCAAAAACCTAGTG GAAAAGGGTGCTGTTACAGTGGAAGATTCCAAGAATCTGTTTAAGGTCAAATACGACCTGAAAAATGTCACAAAGAGCTACTGTATGGAGTTCTACTTCCAAATTGACGATAATGGTAGCCAACAAG CGGGAGTTGATAATTGGAACACTAGTTCACATGATCTCCAGCTTTGCTTTGGGGTGAAGGATTTTCTG TTGATTGCGCCACAAAGTGCCAGTGGGGTGCTTCTTGATACACCGGAGTCTAGCAAGCTTCTGAGTTCGGTTGCTATTGCTTTGTCTAACTGTGCCAG CTTGTGGCCAGCCTTCGTCCCTGTGCATGACCCTTCACGGAACGCATATATTGGAATCCAGAATATGGGCACTGTTTTTACTAGAAGATTTGAAGCAGATCGCATTGGTAGTCAAGTCCCTGTGAAACTCATGCACCTAGAAGGACTATATGAGTTGTTTGTTTCTAAGTTT GTTTATTCTGGAGTGGACTTCTCAATGCATACTTTCAAAGTTCATTTTATGATGAGGCTAACATACGAAACCTTCACATCTGACGAGGATGATGAGAACAGTGATATTGATGAATTTATGGGTGACAAAGCTGACACTGCAGAACACCATGGCTCTGAGTCACGCAACAAGGTGCACTGGGACGATGATTGTCCTTGGAGTGAGTGGTACTCTGCTGAAGATCCACTTAGAG GATTCGAATTGGTGGTCACATGGGCTGATAGGACTGTAGAAAACACACTTGAGATGGCTGAACTTGAAAATGCTACACCTCATGAAGCTGAGAAGTGGATTTTACATCCAGTCCTCTCACCATATCT GGGTGAGCCTTCACATGGGAAAAGAATTGATTTTTCGTCCCAACTACTTTGCTTGGTTGGAGCATTGGATACGTCTTTCACAGCTCAGTTTATGGAGGATTTCGTGTCAG TGGAAAACTCAAGCTCTGAAAGTTTGAAGACTTCAGTGGTCATACCTCCTCCAACAGTTCTTGATCGGGTGATTAAAGATCTCTTTCATGAAG GATCTAAACTCCCAAATTTTACTAAAGGCGAACACCGGCTTTCTCGAGCTCTTAAGGCTGCACCGCTTGAATCTCTGTTCACACAATTTTGTTTGCACTCACTGTGGTTTGGCAACTGCAATATCCGTG CCATTTCCTTTCTCTGGGTAGAGTTTGTCCGTGAAGTTCGTTGGTGTTGGGAAGAGTCACAGCCGTTGCCAAAAATGCCAATCGACGGTTCTATTGATTTATCCACTTGTTTGATCCACCAGAAGTTGCATCTG CTTGCAATTTGCATTGAAAAAAATCGTGAAATGAATGAAGAGTTCCTAGACTGTATAGGAAGTGACGACAGTTCAGATGCTTCTGTTTCCGTGGAG GAAAATCACAAGGTCGACAAGAGAAGAAATAGATCCTCAAAAGCAGGCCTACAGAGGAAACGTGACAG CTCAATTGCAGAAGATACATCTAATCAACTCAGATTTGAGAGGAAAGCTGAAAGCAAAAATTCTGTGAACCAAATCCGTACAGATGCCTTCAGGAGGGGTTCAGCTGGACCAGTGGGGACCATGATGCTCCTGAAGTCACATCAGCCACTCCATGCCCCATTTACCCAG GATCCACCTCTTATGACTGAGGACATGCACGAAGAGAGACTCCAGGCTGTGGAGGCGTTTGGTGATTCCCTT AACGTTCCTGGCCAGTTGGAGAAGGACATCTTATTATCTG ACATGTCAGCTTTCAAAGCAGCAAACCCAAATGCTGTGTTCGAGGACTTTATCAGATGGCACTCACCTGGAGATTGGGAGAGCTCTGAGCCTGAAGCTGCTGAAGCATCGGCAGGCTCCAGCACCGAGGGCTCGAAGGATAAATGGCCTCCTCATGGTCGCCTTTCTAAACGGATGTCTGATCAAGGAAATCTCTGGCGGAAAAGTTGGAATGATGCACCCGCTTTGCAAGCCGATGACCAAAAACCCCTCCTAGACCCAAACCGAGAGGGAGAAAAG ATTCTTCATTACCTGGAAACAGTGAGGCCCCATCAGCTCCTTGAGCAAATGGTCTGCACAGCCTTCAGAGGAGCAGCCGACACTCTTAACCAGACAAACTTCGGGGACATGAGACAAATGACCTCTAAATTGGAACAGCTCTACCTCATCATCAAATCTACTTTGGGAGTTCTACAGC GCAACCATGTTCCAGATAGAGAACAGGCCGTCAAAGACCTGAGACGTCTCTGCGTGGCCTTTGAACACGTAGAGAAGTTGGTAACGGTCGCAGCATCTCTTCACAGAAAGTTCCTTGACGCATCACGCCTTGCTCAAGTTATATTCAGCGACTTCTACGCCCTTTATGTTCCAATGATGGGAATAAACTCAAATGACGAAGAAGAGAACAAAAGCAGGACG CAGGAGATGCAAGTAGGGAGACAGGAAGTGAGTTTCAGAGAGAGACAAGTGGTGTCGAATCTGTTCTCGCCGCCATCAGCGAACCAGTCTTGGAGAAAAGTGTTGAGTATGGGAAATCTACTAAACGGACACGAACCTATTCTCAGGGAGATCATTTTCTCCACCGGAGATGACGTCAACAACGGAATCCATTACGCTGCAGCTGCTGATGTGGCGGCCAGCGGTGACCGGAGAGGGGAAGAAATCGAGACACATAGAATGTACGTCTCTGGAACATCTAACGATCTCCGAGTTGCACTCTCTGTCACTTCCTGCGATTGA
- the LOC106319368 gene encoding rab3 GTPase-activating protein catalytic subunit isoform X5: MASTSRRNSLQEDDAEEEVQHFDDFTLASSWERFISDIEATCRQWLADGPKNLVEKGAVTVEDSKNLFKVKYDLKNVTKSYCMEFYFQIDDNAGVDNWNTSSHDLQLCFGVKDFLLIAPQSASGVLLDTPESSKLLSSVAIALSNCASLWPAFVPVHDPSRNAYIGIQNMGTVFTRRFEADRIGSQVPVKLMHLEGLYELFVSKFVYSGVDFSMHTFKVHFMMRLTYETFTSDEDDENSDIDEFMGDKADTAEHHGSESRNKVHWDDDCPWSEWYSAEDPLRGFELVVTWADRTVENTLEMAELENATPHEAEKWILHPVLSPYLGEPSHGKRIDFSSQLLCLVGALDTSFTAQFMEDFVSVENSSSESLKTSVVIPPPTVLDRVIKDLFHEGSKLPNFTKGEHRLSRALKAAPLESLFTQFCLHSLWFGNCNIRAISFLWVEFVREVRWCWEESQPLPKMPIDGSIDLSTCLIHQKLHLLAICIEKNREMNEEFLDCIGSDDSSDASVSVEENHKVDKRRNRSSKAGLQRKRDSSIAEDTSNQLRFERKAESKNSVNQIRTDAFRRGSAGPVGTMMLLKSHQPLHAPFTQDPPLMTEDMHEERLQAVEAFGDSLNVPGQLEKDILLSDMSAFKAANPNAVFEDFIRWHSPGDWESSEPEAAEASAGSSTEGSKDKWPPHGRLSKRMSDQGNLWRKSWNDAPALQADDQKPLLDPNREGEKILHYLETVRPHQLLEQMVCTAFRGAADTLNQTNFGDMRQMTSKLEQLYLIIKSTLGVLQRNHVPDREQAVKDLRRLCVAFEHVEKLVTVAASLHRKFLDASRLAQVIFSDFYALYVPMMGINSNDEEENKSRTQEMQVGRQEVSFRERQVVSNLFSPPSANQSWRKVLSMGNLLNGHEPILREIIFSTGDDVNNGIHYAAAADVAASGDRRGEEIETHRMYVSGTSNDLRVALSVTSCD; the protein is encoded by the exons ATGGCTTCAACGAGCAGACGGAATTCTCTCCAAGAAGATGATGCGGAAGAAGAG GTGCAACATTTCGATGATTTCACTCTTGCTTCATCCTGGGAAAG GTTTATTTCAGATATTGAAGCAACTTGTCGTCAATGGCTAGCCGATGGTCCCAAAAACCTAGTG GAAAAGGGTGCTGTTACAGTGGAAGATTCCAAGAATCTGTTTAAGGTCAAATACGACCTGAAAAATGTCACAAAGAGCTACTGTATGGAGTTCTACTTCCAAATTGACGATAATG CGGGAGTTGATAATTGGAACACTAGTTCACATGATCTCCAGCTTTGCTTTGGGGTGAAGGATTTTCTG TTGATTGCGCCACAAAGTGCCAGTGGGGTGCTTCTTGATACACCGGAGTCTAGCAAGCTTCTGAGTTCGGTTGCTATTGCTTTGTCTAACTGTGCCAG CTTGTGGCCAGCCTTCGTCCCTGTGCATGACCCTTCACGGAACGCATATATTGGAATCCAGAATATGGGCACTGTTTTTACTAGAAGATTTGAAGCAGATCGCATTGGTAGTCAAGTCCCTGTGAAACTCATGCACCTAGAAGGACTATATGAGTTGTTTGTTTCTAAGTTT GTTTATTCTGGAGTGGACTTCTCAATGCATACTTTCAAAGTTCATTTTATGATGAGGCTAACATACGAAACCTTCACATCTGACGAGGATGATGAGAACAGTGATATTGATGAATTTATGGGTGACAAAGCTGACACTGCAGAACACCATGGCTCTGAGTCACGCAACAAGGTGCACTGGGACGATGATTGTCCTTGGAGTGAGTGGTACTCTGCTGAAGATCCACTTAGAG GATTCGAATTGGTGGTCACATGGGCTGATAGGACTGTAGAAAACACACTTGAGATGGCTGAACTTGAAAATGCTACACCTCATGAAGCTGAGAAGTGGATTTTACATCCAGTCCTCTCACCATATCT GGGTGAGCCTTCACATGGGAAAAGAATTGATTTTTCGTCCCAACTACTTTGCTTGGTTGGAGCATTGGATACGTCTTTCACAGCTCAGTTTATGGAGGATTTCGTGTCAG TGGAAAACTCAAGCTCTGAAAGTTTGAAGACTTCAGTGGTCATACCTCCTCCAACAGTTCTTGATCGGGTGATTAAAGATCTCTTTCATGAAG GATCTAAACTCCCAAATTTTACTAAAGGCGAACACCGGCTTTCTCGAGCTCTTAAGGCTGCACCGCTTGAATCTCTGTTCACACAATTTTGTTTGCACTCACTGTGGTTTGGCAACTGCAATATCCGTG CCATTTCCTTTCTCTGGGTAGAGTTTGTCCGTGAAGTTCGTTGGTGTTGGGAAGAGTCACAGCCGTTGCCAAAAATGCCAATCGACGGTTCTATTGATTTATCCACTTGTTTGATCCACCAGAAGTTGCATCTG CTTGCAATTTGCATTGAAAAAAATCGTGAAATGAATGAAGAGTTCCTAGACTGTATAGGAAGTGACGACAGTTCAGATGCTTCTGTTTCCGTGGAG GAAAATCACAAGGTCGACAAGAGAAGAAATAGATCCTCAAAAGCAGGCCTACAGAGGAAACGTGACAG CTCAATTGCAGAAGATACATCTAATCAACTCAGATTTGAGAGGAAAGCTGAAAGCAAAAATTCTGTGAACCAAATCCGTACAGATGCCTTCAGGAGGGGTTCAGCTGGACCAGTGGGGACCATGATGCTCCTGAAGTCACATCAGCCACTCCATGCCCCATTTACCCAG GATCCACCTCTTATGACTGAGGACATGCACGAAGAGAGACTCCAGGCTGTGGAGGCGTTTGGTGATTCCCTT AACGTTCCTGGCCAGTTGGAGAAGGACATCTTATTATCTG ACATGTCAGCTTTCAAAGCAGCAAACCCAAATGCTGTGTTCGAGGACTTTATCAGATGGCACTCACCTGGAGATTGGGAGAGCTCTGAGCCTGAAGCTGCTGAAGCATCGGCAGGCTCCAGCACCGAGGGCTCGAAGGATAAATGGCCTCCTCATGGTCGCCTTTCTAAACGGATGTCTGATCAAGGAAATCTCTGGCGGAAAAGTTGGAATGATGCACCCGCTTTGCAAGCCGATGACCAAAAACCCCTCCTAGACCCAAACCGAGAGGGAGAAAAG ATTCTTCATTACCTGGAAACAGTGAGGCCCCATCAGCTCCTTGAGCAAATGGTCTGCACAGCCTTCAGAGGAGCAGCCGACACTCTTAACCAGACAAACTTCGGGGACATGAGACAAATGACCTCTAAATTGGAACAGCTCTACCTCATCATCAAATCTACTTTGGGAGTTCTACAGC GCAACCATGTTCCAGATAGAGAACAGGCCGTCAAAGACCTGAGACGTCTCTGCGTGGCCTTTGAACACGTAGAGAAGTTGGTAACGGTCGCAGCATCTCTTCACAGAAAGTTCCTTGACGCATCACGCCTTGCTCAAGTTATATTCAGCGACTTCTACGCCCTTTATGTTCCAATGATGGGAATAAACTCAAATGACGAAGAAGAGAACAAAAGCAGGACG CAGGAGATGCAAGTAGGGAGACAGGAAGTGAGTTTCAGAGAGAGACAAGTGGTGTCGAATCTGTTCTCGCCGCCATCAGCGAACCAGTCTTGGAGAAAAGTGTTGAGTATGGGAAATCTACTAAACGGACACGAACCTATTCTCAGGGAGATCATTTTCTCCACCGGAGATGACGTCAACAACGGAATCCATTACGCTGCAGCTGCTGATGTGGCGGCCAGCGGTGACCGGAGAGGGGAAGAAATCGAGACACATAGAATGTACGTCTCTGGAACATCTAACGATCTCCGAGTTGCACTCTCTGTCACTTCCTGCGATTGA